Proteins encoded within one genomic window of Hemitrygon akajei chromosome 13, sHemAka1.3, whole genome shotgun sequence:
- the mocs2 gene encoding molybdopterin synthase sulfur carrier subunit, producing MTAQVTVLYFAKSAELSGIHSEVLSVPHQLTSLQLWEEIVRKHPRLGTIKDHIILAVRQEFIILGDQLLFLEPGDEIAVIPPISGG from the exons ATGACCGCCCAG GTTACAGTGCTGTACTTTGCCAAGAGTGCTGAACTCTCAGGAATTCATTCTGAGGTGCTTTCTGTTCCACATCAGCTTACTTCTTTACAACTATGGGAGGAAATCGTTAGGAAACATCCCAG ACTTGGTACCATAAAGGATCATATCATTCTTGCTGTTCGTCAGGAATTCATCATCCTGGGAGATCAACTTCTGTTCCTCGAGCCAGGAGACGAGATTGCTGTCATCCCCCCTATCAGTGGGGGCTAG